From Leptospira venezuelensis, a single genomic window includes:
- a CDS encoding phosphatase PAP2 family protein yields the protein MRLKPKLYMLVFMTDSFLWKEILFSNSPLAALHISALKPVLDPLTILFHQLGSSLFFMGLVSLIYLCFDRKIGLRMTLGLLIAGVVNGAFKAFLTMPRPIGLPFPSELGLMEGSYGFPSGHVQTAVVLYGTLFLHVRIRWVRILTAFLILFMPIARMYAGLHFLGDTLGGFVLGLLVLLGLEYLFAKDPGILEPSFTGKEPDQKRLKSLVLFILALTVPSILLHDPSQPESTNKSWEQVISSAGALAGFGIGILYNKRAGLDWKPVDSWINFLIRVSVIILGILIFYLALGKILSALFGENPVARYFKYGIVCYYIGHLAPILLKRIRGGIYLT from the coding sequence TTGCGTTTAAAACCGAAACTTTATATGCTCGTTTTTATGACGGATAGTTTCCTGTGGAAAGAGATCTTATTCTCTAACTCGCCTTTAGCGGCTCTTCATATTTCTGCTTTAAAACCTGTGTTGGATCCACTTACAATTTTGTTCCATCAGTTAGGATCTTCTCTCTTTTTTATGGGCTTGGTCTCTCTGATCTATCTTTGTTTCGATCGTAAGATCGGACTCAGAATGACTCTGGGACTACTCATCGCGGGAGTTGTAAATGGGGCTTTCAAGGCTTTTCTAACTATGCCTAGGCCGATCGGTTTACCATTTCCATCTGAGCTTGGACTCATGGAAGGTTCCTACGGATTTCCATCCGGACACGTGCAGACTGCGGTGGTGTTATATGGAACTTTATTTTTGCATGTAAGAATTCGTTGGGTGAGAATACTTACTGCTTTTTTGATCTTATTTATGCCGATTGCGAGAATGTATGCTGGACTTCATTTCCTGGGAGATACATTGGGCGGTTTTGTTTTAGGACTATTGGTGTTACTCGGATTAGAATACTTGTTCGCAAAAGATCCTGGAATTTTAGAACCTAGTTTTACTGGAAAGGAACCGGATCAAAAAAGGCTAAAGTCACTCGTACTTTTTATTTTGGCTCTCACTGTGCCTAGTATTCTTCTGCACGATCCGAGCCAGCCCGAATCCACGAATAAATCCTGGGAGCAGGTGATCTCTTCTGCCGGAGCTCTTGCAGGTTTTGGTATCGGAATTTTGTACAATAAGAGGGCAGGGCTGGATTGGAAACCAGTCGATTCTTGGATCAATTTTTTGATCCGAGTCAGTGTGATCATTCTTGGGATCTTGATCTTTTATTTGGCTCTTGGAAAAATTCTCTCCGCTCTATTTGGGGAAAATCCGGTTGCCAGATACTTTAAGTATGGGATCGTGTGTTACTATATTGGCCATCTCGCTCCCATTCTTTTGAAAAGGATACGCGGAGGCATCTATCTGACTTAA
- a CDS encoding oligosaccharide flippase family protein, with protein sequence MLRFGSSLQFIFESFGKLRTSGFIRSFFSVGFSKVVASLLNFIFMVYSVRILSKNENGIFQYYSGFLPVLLAVAEFGLPTALVRFLSPMTEDKRKIGVLLASSLWVKWAALFLLVLVTGVAVFFLKENALAAFLLVFGSFVLSFNSYFESIFVSFGQYHALSIWYPLPNLIRILILYLADQFSDHALGHLDILGIFSVAPVFTIFLFFLLFPRGKLHWAGDKEEVRQQTKELISFNRYAFLASLFAIVSDRMELFFLNKYHSNEAVAAYGVALQPFSGFVILFSVLNSMIYPKLSRLTENKEFTSYLGKSILVAVVFALALGPWVLLGDWVFSALFSGKYPESVPVFQLLYPNYLFQLVFSPLGMALFALGQPRLLAILALVRLIFGLILDNLLIPEYGTMGAAGAFFLGQIPSWFLLSGYFLAYYKPSAKE encoded by the coding sequence ATGCTTCGCTTTGGATCCTCCTTACAGTTCATTTTCGAAAGTTTCGGAAAATTACGGACCTCCGGATTCATACGCAGCTTTTTTTCAGTAGGATTTTCCAAGGTAGTCGCCTCACTACTGAATTTTATCTTCATGGTTTATTCCGTTCGTATCTTAAGTAAGAACGAAAACGGAATATTCCAATATTATTCCGGATTTTTGCCTGTGCTTTTAGCTGTGGCAGAATTCGGATTGCCCACAGCTTTAGTTCGATTCCTTTCTCCAATGACAGAAGACAAAAGAAAGATTGGAGTGCTTTTAGCTTCTTCTCTCTGGGTTAAATGGGCTGCATTATTCCTATTGGTGCTTGTTACAGGAGTTGCTGTGTTTTTTTTAAAAGAGAATGCACTGGCAGCGTTTCTTCTTGTATTCGGTAGCTTTGTTCTTTCTTTTAATTCTTACTTTGAAAGTATATTTGTATCTTTCGGACAATATCATGCACTTTCGATTTGGTATCCTCTTCCAAACCTGATCCGCATTTTGATCCTGTATTTAGCTGACCAATTTTCAGATCACGCTTTAGGACATTTAGATATACTCGGGATCTTCTCCGTTGCTCCAGTATTTACAATTTTTCTATTCTTCCTTTTGTTTCCAAGAGGCAAATTACATTGGGCAGGAGATAAGGAAGAAGTCCGGCAACAGACCAAAGAGCTTATCTCTTTCAACCGTTACGCATTTTTAGCATCTTTATTTGCGATCGTATCGGATAGAATGGAGTTATTTTTCCTTAATAAATACCATTCTAACGAAGCGGTAGCAGCTTACGGAGTAGCATTACAACCTTTCAGTGGATTTGTGATCTTATTTTCCGTTTTGAATTCAATGATCTATCCCAAACTTTCCAGGCTTACGGAGAATAAAGAATTCACTAGTTACTTGGGTAAATCCATTTTAGTAGCGGTTGTGTTTGCTTTGGCATTAGGGCCCTGGGTGCTTTTGGGTGATTGGGTTTTCTCAGCTTTATTCTCAGGAAAGTATCCTGAATCAGTTCCTGTATTCCAGCTATTGTACCCGAATTATCTATTCCAATTGGTGTTTTCTCCACTTGGAATGGCATTATTTGCATTGGGCCAGCCTAGATTATTGGCAATTCTTGCGTTGGTGAGATTGATCTTTGGATTAATTTTGGATAATCTTTTGATCCCTGAATATGGGACCATGGGAGCGGCTGGCGCATTCTTCCTTGGTCAGATCCCTTCTTGGTTTTTGCTCAGCGGTTATTTTTTAGCGTATTACAAACCTTCTGCCAAGGAATAG